The region ATCGGCCTGGACCAAGGCCCGGGAGCGCACCCGGCAGGCCATCGCCAAGATCGCCCACGATCTGGTCGAGATGTACGCCTACCGCAAGATCGCCAAGGGCTTCCAGTACAATCCCATTTCCGAGCTGTACTGGGAATTCGAGGCCAGCTTTGGCTTCGAGGAGACCAGGGACCAGGAAAAGGCCATCGCCGATGTTCTGGCCGACATGGAAAAACCCGAACCCATGGATCGCCTGGTCTGCGGCGACGTCGGCTTCGGCAAGACCGAGGTCGCCCTGCGGGCCGCCTTCCGGGCGGTCCTGGACGGCAAGCAGGTCGCCTTGCTCTGTCCGACCACGGTCCTGGCCGAGCAGCACTATCAAACCTTTCGCCAGCGCATGGAGCCTTTTTCCATCAATGTCGGCCTGCTCAGCCGGTTCGTGCCCACGGCCGGCCAGAAACGGGTGGTGGAGGCCACGCGGCGCGGCCAGATCGACGTTTTGATCGGTACCCACCGCATGCTGTCCAAGGACGTGGAATTCGCCAATCTGTCCCTGCTCATTCTGGACGAGGAGCAGCGCTTCGGGGTCAAGCACAAGGAACGGATCAAGAAGATGCGTTCGACCATCGATGTCCTGACCCTGACCGCCACGCCCATTCCGCGCACCCTGCAGTTGTCCCTGTCCGGCATTCGGGGACTGAGCGTCATCGAGACCCCGCCCAGGGATCGCAAGCCGGTCATGACCTCGCTCATGGAGCGCGAGCCGGATCAACTGCGAACCATCCTGGAACGGGAACTGGCCCGAAACGGACAGGTCTTTTGGGTGTACAACCGCGTCCAAGGTCTGGAGCGGGTGGTGGAATTTGTTGAATCCCTGGTCCCTGGAGCCCGCGTGGGCATGGGGCATGGCCAGATGAAGGCCCAGGATCTGGAAGAGACCATGCACAAATTCTGGCACGGCGAACTGGATATCCTGGTGTGCACGGCCATTGTCGAATCGGGTTTGGACTTCCCCAAGGCCAATACCCTCATCGTCGATCAGGCCCAGCTTTTTGGTCTGGGGCAGCTGTATCAGCTGCGGGGGCGGGTCGGCCGGTCCAGCGAACAGGCCTATGCCTATTTTGTCATTCCCGATCTGGAGCGTTTGCAGGAGACCTCGCGCAAACGCATGAAGATCATCCTGGACATGGATTACCTCGGGGCCGGCTTCAAGGTGGCCATGGAGGACCTGCGTCTGCGCGGGGCCGGCAATATTCTGGGCGAGGCCCAGTCCGGCACCATCGGCAAGGTTGGCCTGGATCTGTTCCTGGAAATGCTGGAAGAGGAAGTGCGCCGGCTGCGCGGGGGCAAGGTCGAGACCGAGATCGATCCAGAGGTCAATCTGGGATTTCAGGCCCTCATCCCCGAGGAGTACATCGCCGATGGCAAGCAGCGTCTGCAATATTACAAGGAATTGTCCTCGTGTCGGGACGAGGCCTGCATCGTGGAGCTGGTCGACGACATGCGCGACCGGTTCGGATCCCTGCCCGAGGCGGTCAAGACCTTCGTGGCCGTGCTCATGATCAAGATGGACGCGCGGCGGCTGGGCGCGGTGCGGGTCGATTTGTTCGAGGATCGGGCCGTGCTGCATTGGGACGAGACCCGGCACAATCTCGATCCCGTCAAGCTCATGGCCTGGGTGACGGAAAATCAATCCGTGGCGCGCATCCTGCCTCCGGCCAAGTTGGAGCTCAAGGTTTCCCCTGTTCAATCCTTGAATGCCTTCAAGGACGTGCTTGGAGCGCTGCGCGCGCGCCTTTTGCCGGAAGACGGCAGTCATGACGAGCCCTTGGTCGCGGCCAATCAAGATTGAACTGGACGCGATTACCGCTCAAGGGTAGTAGCGGAGCCACTCTGAAGGCACCGAATCGCGGCCCCGCCCTTGACAAGGCCTCGGGATGGGCGGAAGCCTGGCGCGCCTCGCGGGTCGCTCCCGGGCATTTTCATTTCTCCAACCGAACGAGTCATAACAATGTGGAAACATGGCTTTTTCTTTATACTTGCCCTCATGGTGACCGCCTTGGGCCCTGGAACCGCCTCTGCCCAGGTGCTGGACCGCATTGTCGCGGTGGTCAATGGCGAGATCATCACCCTGCAGGAATTGGACGAGCTGGTGGTCCGAACCGCCGCTGGAGCCGATGGCGGCCAGGCCGTGGTGACCAATGACGCGCGTTCCAGATATCTTGATGTCATGATCAACGACATCCTTCTCCGTCAGGAGGCCGAGCGCCTGAAAATCGAGGTCTCGGACTCGGAGGTGGAAAACGAGATCCGCCAGTTCAAGGTCCGGCGACGCTTGAGCGAGGATCAGTTCTCGGCCAGCTTGAAGCTTCAGGGCTTGACCCTGGATCAGTTCAAGGCCCGGACCCGCCAGGATATCATGAAGCACCGCATGATCGGGGCCATGGTCCGCCGCAAGGTCGTGGTCACCCAGGAAGAAGTGGCCGCGTACTTCGAGCGGCATCGACAAGAGTTCACCACCAGCCGTGTTCTGACCGTGCAGATGCTGGTCCTGGGAGACGCCGCTGCGGCCGATTCCGTTCGTGCTTCCGTGGAGCAGGGACAGCTGTCCTTTGACGACGCCGTCCTCTCCCGTTCCGTTGGTCCCCGCGAAGACAAGGGCGTCATTGCCGACGTTCGCTGGGAAGAATTGGCTCCGGATTGGCAGGCGGCGGTGGAACCCGTGGCCATTGGCGGTATGTCCCAACCTTTTCCCGCGCAGGGCAAATGGGTGGTGCTCAAGGTTCTGGATCGCAAGGAAGGCTCCAATCGGGAGTTCGCGGACGCCCAGGAGGAAGTGCGGGAGGTGCTGATGCGTCCCAAGCTTGAAGCTCGTTTTCAGGAATACATGGTTGATTTGCGGAGCAAGGCCCTGATCGAAAAACGCCTGTAACGCCTCGGCGCGGGAACAGAATTCACGGAGTTTCTCGGATATGGATCTGATGGAAATTGGCACGATGTTGCGCGAGGCCCGCGAACGCAAGGGACTGGCCATCGACGAGGTCGAGGAACGGGTCAAGATCGCGCAGTCGGTCATCGTTGCCTTGGAAGAAGGCAACAAGGACCGGTTTCCGCATCCGGTGTACGCGCGCGGGTTCGTGAGGAGCTACGCCAATCTCCTGGGCCTGGACGCCCAGGAATTGTGCGCCCATTTCGCCCGGGAATACCCCGTCCCCACCGACATGGAGCCGCACGGCGACAACCAGGGGCCGCGCATCACGGTTCGGTTTCATGATTCGCCACGGGTACCCCTGGTCGCCTGGGTCGCCCTGGCCCTTGGCCTCGTGGCCCTGGGGCTGGGTGGGTGGTATGCGTACGACACTTTTCTCGGATCCGGGACGAAGTCTGTCTCCATCCCGGCTTCCGAGAGCGTTGCCCCCACGACGTCCACGCCGTCGGCGCCCATGACGATGCAGTCCCCGGTGCAGGCCCCGCCCCTGACGCAGATGCAGGAGCTCACCGATGCCGAGGCCAATGCCTCGGCCGAGGCCGCCAGCGTCAATGCCACCGACGTCAACGCTTCCGCGCCGGAAGCCGCGCCCGCGGACAGCGTCGTGCCCGGGAACGCCGGCGCGGCCACGCCGGATGACGCGGCTCCAGAGGCCGACACAACCGGCCGGCGCCGCATGGTCGTCTCCGCGCATTCCGCCAGTTGGCTCCAGGCCAGGGCCGATGGCAAGGTCACGGACTATTTTTTGCGCAAGGGAGAGTCGGCCACGCTGACCTTCGCGCAATCCCTGACCATCAAGTTCGGCAACGCGGGCGGGGTGGATCTGACCCTGGACGGAAAGGCCTATCCGTTCGAGGCCAAGCTGGGCGAAGTCAAAACCCTGGAGATCAA is a window of Deltaproteobacteria bacterium DNA encoding:
- the mfd gene encoding transcription-repair coupling factor yields the protein MIPPELQKLLSGPDRSIRVFKSGPASQVYLAQTLIDQGKNVVLVLPPSADIHLYTSLAGLFAPHDREAPFWERQWLAFPACSVDEPRRSPWPERWKALYCLGRGGARGVLLPLENLIQKWPSPDVLRSEHLCLGVGEEMDQEDLLDTLVNWGYARVSMVTAVGEVSVRGDIVDVFCPGHDHPLRLEFFGDTLERIKLFEPMSQRSRADLDEVRILPVAGCIGAATYREAARGLFDGWTRLGEISRATRADLEKELLEVTPRLPPAMYYPDCVGLDAWLPDNTLFLMTEAQDLRSKLEETSWAWQNHFRDDSRLWPRHGLLLSSGDARKVWESGRQLLFESLVMGVREDGIELPEETVASFEDLFWNPEDRKRPWRTLMQELHTWRRTQAQTILCFHTEQSRRKFLQLAAQDEHVLQADYDASAKGLFALVGSMSKGMRLPWAQIQILPESVLQPGAPKARRDAGKAFKGLDTFDDLGADDLLVHRDYGLCRFGGLHRVKFGNVANDYLLLHYDGDDKLYLPVDRLGQVQRYKGPEGSAPALDRLGGSAWTKARERTRQAIAKIAHDLVEMYAYRKIAKGFQYNPISELYWEFEASFGFEETRDQEKAIADVLADMEKPEPMDRLVCGDVGFGKTEVALRAAFRAVLDGKQVALLCPTTVLAEQHYQTFRQRMEPFSINVGLLSRFVPTAGQKRVVEATRRGQIDVLIGTHRMLSKDVEFANLSLLILDEEQRFGVKHKERIKKMRSTIDVLTLTATPIPRTLQLSLSGIRGLSVIETPPRDRKPVMTSLMEREPDQLRTILERELARNGQVFWVYNRVQGLERVVEFVESLVPGARVGMGHGQMKAQDLEETMHKFWHGELDILVCTAIVESGLDFPKANTLIVDQAQLFGLGQLYQLRGRVGRSSEQAYAYFVIPDLERLQETSRKRMKIILDMDYLGAGFKVAMEDLRLRGAGNILGEAQSGTIGKVGLDLFLEMLEEEVRRLRGGKVETEIDPEVNLGFQALIPEEYIADGKQRLQYYKELSSCRDEACIVELVDDMRDRFGSLPEAVKTFVAVLMIKMDARRLGAVRVDLFEDRAVLHWDETRHNLDPVKLMAWVTENQSVARILPPAKLELKVSPVQSLNAFKDVLGALRARLLPEDGSHDEPLVAANQD
- a CDS encoding helix-turn-helix domain-containing protein, whose translation is MDLMEIGTMLREARERKGLAIDEVEERVKIAQSVIVALEEGNKDRFPHPVYARGFVRSYANLLGLDAQELCAHFAREYPVPTDMEPHGDNQGPRITVRFHDSPRVPLVAWVALALGLVALGLGGWYAYDTFLGSGTKSVSIPASESVAPTTSTPSAPMTMQSPVQAPPLTQMQELTDAEANASAEAASVNATDVNASAPEAAPADSVVPGNAGAATPDDAAPEADTTGRRRMVVSAHSASWLQARADGKVTDYFLRKGESATLTFAQSLTIKFGNAGGVDLTLDGKAYPFEAKLGEVKTLEIK